One Hordeum vulgare subsp. vulgare chromosome 4H, MorexV3_pseudomolecules_assembly, whole genome shotgun sequence DNA window includes the following coding sequences:
- the LOC123446266 gene encoding NDR1/HIN1-like protein 13, with protein sequence MADRVHPAPLLPLSTPPAPPTDNSDAAAETAPLRSTSTPAPGASYIVHVPKDQVLRVPPPDRARRYSKLAARPARRRMLRRACCGACCALLLLLALAAAFVGAVYLVFRPRAPSFSVTSLSVAGLLDPSPAKLHAAVRADNGANKKVGVDYRGGGEVSVSYSGLLLATGRWPAFYQAPRNVTLISMPLTGKGGVALTEDQRGRLAEQAAAGAVPLTVEARVPVRVRLGKVLRTWTVDVWARCEVTVDRIDGETTAANRGCTVKAKPLWWWW encoded by the coding sequence ATGGCGGACCGCGTCCACCCCGCGCCGCTGCTGCCGCTCTCCACCCCACCTGCCCCGCCAACCGACAACAGCGACGCCGCCGCGGAGACCGCGCCGCTGCGCTCCACCTCCACGCCGGCGCCAGGCGCCTCGTACATCGTGCATGTGCCCAAGGACCAGGTGCTCCGGGTCCCGCCCCCGGACCGCGCGCGCAGGTACAGCAAGCTCGCCGCGCGGCCGGCCCGGCGCCGCATGCTCCGCCGCGCCTGCTGCGGCGCGTgctgcgcgctcctcctcctgctcgccCTCGCCGCCGCGTTCGTCGGCGCCGTCTACCTCGTCTTCCGCCCCAGGGCGCCGTCCTTCTCCGTCACGTCCCTCTCCGTCGCCGGCCTCCTCGACCCCTCCCCCGCCAAGCTCCACGCCGCCGTGCGAGCGGACAACGGCGCCAACAAGAAGGTCGGCGTCGACTaccgcggcggcggcgaggtcagCGTCTCCTACTCCGGCCTCCTCCTCGCCACGGGCCGCTGGCCGGCCTTCTACCAGGCGCCGAGGAACGTGACGCTGATCTCGATGCCGCTCACCGGGAAGGGCGGCGTGGCCCTCACGGAGGACCAGAGGGGGCGGCTGGCGGAGCAGGCGGCGGCGGGCGCCGTGCCGCTGACGGTGGAGGCGCGCGTGCCGGTGCGCGTGAGGCTTGGGAAGGTGCTGCGGACGTGGACCGTGGACGTGTGGGCGCGGTGCGAGGTCACAGTGGACAGGATCGACGGCGAGACGACGGCCGCCAACAGGGGGTGCACGGTCAAGGCCAagccgctctggtggtggtggtga